A genome region from Triticum aestivum cultivar Chinese Spring chromosome 2B, IWGSC CS RefSeq v2.1, whole genome shotgun sequence includes the following:
- the LOC123044535 gene encoding SOSS complex subunit B homolog, producing the protein MEVKLKDLVPSTNTVNTTFIVVDKVTRPAHGNAHGREETCLSVVADETAAVHFLLWGTECDALEPGDILRLTSGIFSYHRGNKLFLRAGKRGRTEKVGEFTMTFIETPNMSEVRWGPDPGDPRKMVQDAILSPCSQVFEPLH; encoded by the coding sequence ATGGAGGTGAAGCTCAAGGACCTTGTCCCATCGACCAACACCGTGAACACGACGTTCATCGTGGTCGACAAGGTGACCCGTCCAGCCCATGGAAACGCGCATGGCAGGGAGGAGACATGCCTGTCAGTGGTGGCCGACGAGACGGCGGCGGTGCATTTCCTGCTATGGGGCACCGAGTGCGACGCCTTGGAGCCTGGGGACATCCTGCGGCTCACGAGCGGCATCTTCTCCTACCATAGGGGCAACAAGCTCTTCCTGCGGGCGGGTAAGCGAGGACGCACGGAGAAGGTGGGTGAGTTCACCATGACGTTCATCGAGACACCCAACATGAGCGAGGTGAGGTGGGGGCCCGATCCAGGCGATCCGAGGAAAATGGTGCAGGACGCCATCCTGTCGCCCTGCTCCCAGGTCTTCGAGCCGCTGCACTGA